DNA from Amorphoplanes friuliensis DSM 7358:
CCGGACGGGACGTGGTTGTCCTGCTCGACTCGATCACCCGGCTCGGCCGGTCCTACAACCTGGCGGCGCCGGCCCGCGGACGCACGATGTCCGGTGGCATCGACTCGACCGCGCTCTACCCGCCGAAGCGGTTCCTCGGCGCGGCCCGCAACATTGAGAACGGTGGCTCGCTGACCATCCTGGCGACCGCGCTGGTCGACACCGGTTCGGCGATGGACACCGTCATCTTCGAAGAGTTCAAGAGCACCGGCAACGCCGAGATCAAGCTCGACCGGACGCTCGCCGAGTCCCGGCTCTTCCCGGCCGTCGACGTCACCAGTTCCGGCACCCGGCACGACGAGGCACTCGTCGGGCCGACGGAGCTGGCCCTGATGCACCAGCTCCGTCGCGCGCTCAGCGGCGAGGACCGCAAGCAGAGCCTGCGGCAGCTCCTCGAACACCTCAAGGCGACCAGCTCGAACGCCGAGTTCCTGCGCCGGGCTGCCCGTACCCAGAGCTAGATCAGGGCAGGTCCACCGGGCGCAGCACCCGGTCGACGGCGTGCGCGATCTGCTTGTTGCCCTTGTTGATGTCGAAGACCACGACCTGCGCGTTGCGGTCGTTGCGGTCGGCGTCGATCAGGGTGACGCGCGGGCTGCGGTACCAGCAGCGCGACACATCCACCGTGATCTTCGAGCCGGCGGCGGTGGTCAGCTTGGCGCCGTCCGCCTTGAGCGCGGCCTTCTTGTCCACGGTCGCGCCCGGCACGACGTGGTAGAGCAGGACGGCCTCGACGGTGTCGATCCCGAGACCGGCCACCGTGGTGAACGCCTGCTGCTCGGTCGGCAGCGAACGCTTCTTCGTGACCTCCTTGGCGAGCTGCCGGAACGCACCGTCGTTCGGCACGAACGCGGTCAGCGCGACCGTGCCGTCGGTGAGCACCTTGACCGGGCTGTTCGGCTTGGCGTCGAGCACCGCGAGCACAGCAGCGGTCAGTACGTCGAAGTCGCGCGAGTTGCGGTCGAAACCGCTCTTGTCCGCGGTGAGCACCGCGGCCAGCGACTTGGTGCCCAGCGGTTTGGTCTTGCCATGAGCCTGCGCGGGCGCCCCGAGTGCAACCGAGGCGAGAACGGTGGCCGTGGCCCCCGCGGCGATGCGGGTGGCCAATCGAGCGATGTTCATCAACACGCCTTTCGTCATGCGACCGATCAGCGGCGAATGCCGCCGACTGGAGTTCGCACGCACCGGGACGCCTGGATGCACGTCACAGAAAGTCGCGCAGCAACTTCGCCCAGGATTCCGGCTGGTCGAGGTGGGCGTCGTGGCCCGAGTCGGGGATCGTGACCACTCGGGTCCCCGGGCGCAGCTCGGCCATGCGGGCGATCTCCTCGTCCGGATTGCGGCTCTCGGCGGCCCGGACGATCAGGGTCGGTGCCTGGACCTGCTGCCATTCCGTCCAGCGGGCGGTCTCGGCGACCGGGCGGATCGCGGCCTCCATGATGTCGGCGTCGAAGCGGGGCCGGAAACCGTCCGGGTGCTCCTCCAGCTCGGCCGCCCAGGCCGTCGCGAGCGATCCCGGGCCCAGGAAGTCGACCGCCGCCTCCCGCGTCGGGAACGGCACGGGCCAGGAGGCGAACCACTGTCCGAGCCGGGCCGGGTAGTCGTCCACGCTGCCGCCGACACCACCCTCGAGCATCACCAGGCGGTCGACGAGGCCCGGGTGCCGCGCCGCGGTCAGCATCGCGGTGTGGGCGCCCATCGACTGGCCGGCCAGAGCGACCGGTCCGCCGTCGGCGAGGGCGGTGATCACGCGGGCGACATCCTCCACGTAGGCCTCGCGGGAGAGGTCGTCCGGCCGGCGGACGCTGTGGCCGTGCCCGCGCTGATCCGGGGCGATGAGGCGCCGGCCGGGGAGTGACACGGCCATCATCTCTGCGGCGCTGCCGGCCAGACCGTGCAGTAGGACCAGCGGGGGTCCGGATCCTGTCACGAGGCAGGACAAATGATCAATCTTGACACGCTGCATGTCCCCATCATCGGTTCCTTCCCGCGGCGGGTGCACACCGGACGTTCGGCCAGCTAACCTCCTCGCTACGGACAATTCAGCTCACGGCAGAGCTAAGTAGCTGGTGATCGACCAATTCGGCGTGCCAGTCTCTGTAGGTGAAATCCGAAGCACCGAGGGTGTACAACGCCGAACAGACCGATGCCGGTTGGCGTTCTATGTCCATGTTGGTCCGGCATGTGCAGAGGGGTGGTCACCCGGCCGCCGTGGCTCCGACGATCCGGCTGGGTGTCGGCGAAAAGCAGTACGGCTCCTTCCTCGTCGACGTGTCGGCCTATTTCTCCACCAAGGTGGACTACAGCAGCAGCATCTTCGCGAGCGGCGGGCTGTTCTTCACCGAGGGCAGCACCGAGGAGCAGGACGGCTGGCACGAGGGCAGGCGGCAGGCGGCGATCGTCACCAGCCAGCGGCTCGTGCTCGGCGACACCTCGTACGACTTCCGGTCGCTGATCCTCGTGCAGCCGAACCCGCTCGACTGGTCCGTGAACCTCTACTTCCAGGGCGCCCAGCCGATCATGCTGCGCGGCCCGTGGGTGCCGTGGATGACCGTTGTCATGTGCACCGAGCTCTACGGGTCGCCGTGGCCGCCCGGACACGTTCCGGACACCGATATGCCGATCAAGGTCATGTGCGAAAACGCGCAATAGCGCTGGCCCGTAGCGCTGGCCCGGAGATCCTGCCACGCTGACCTTCGTGTATGACTACGACCTGTTGGTGCTGGGCTCCGGGCCCAGTGGTCAGAAGGCCGCCATCGCAGCCTCCAAGCTCGGCAAGCGGGTCGGGATCATCGACCGCCGCGACATGATCGGCGGGGTGTGCATCAACACCGGCACCGTCCCGTCCAAGACCCTGCGGGAGGCCGTGCTCTACCTGACCGGCCTGAGCCAGCGTGACCTGTACGGCAGCAGTTACCGCGTCAAGGACGAGATCACGGTCAGCGATCTGGCCGCGCGGACCCAGCACGTGATCACCCGTCAGACCGACGTCATCCGCAACCAGCTCGCCCGCAACCACATCGAGATGCTGACCGGCACGGGCCGGTTCGCCGACGCGCACTCGATCTGGATCGATGGCGGCACGGGCCGCGACACGAAGGTCACCTCAGACAAGATCATCATTGCCGCGGGCACCCGGCCGGCGCGACCGGACAGCGTCGACTTCGACGACCGGACCATCGTCGACTCCGACGGTGTCATCAACCTCCAGGCCGTGCCGCGCAGCATGGTCGTGGTCGGTGCCGGCGTCATCGGCATGGAGTACGCCTCGATGTTCGCCGCGCTCGGCACCAAGGTCACCGTGGTCGAGCGGCGCGACAAGATGCTCGAGTTCTGCGACGAAGAGATCGTCGAGTCGCTGAAATACCACCTGCGGGACCTGTCGGTGACTTTCCGGTTCGGCGAGGAGGTCGCGTCCGTCGAGCGGCACTCGACCGCCGCGCTGTGCATCCTCAAGAGCGGCAAGAAGATCGTCGCCGACACGGTGATGTATTCGGCCGGCCGCCAGGGCCAGACCGATGACCTGGCCCTCGAGGCCGCCGGCCTGAGCGCGGACAAGCGCGGCCGGATCGCGGTCGACACCAATTACCGTACGGCGGTCGACAACATCTACGCGGTCGGTGACGTCATCGGCTTCCCGGCCCTCGCCTCGACGTCGATGGAGCAGGGGCGGCTCGCGGCCCAGCACGCGTGCGGCGAACCGATCCGCGAGATCCACGAGCTGCAGCCGATCGGCATCTACACGATCCCGGAGATCAGCTTCGTCGGGAAGACCGAGGACGAGCTGACCGACGCCGCGACACCGTTCGAGGTGGGGATCGCCCGCTACCGCGAGCTCGCGCGGGGCCAGATCGTCGGTGACTCGTACGGCATGCTCAAGCTTCTGGTCTCGCCGGAGGACGGCCGGCTGCTCGGCGTGCACGTGTTCGGCACCGCGGCGACCGACATCGTGCACATCGGTCAGGCGGTGATGGGCTGCGGTGGCACGGTCGACTATCTCGTCGACGCGGTGTTCAACTATCCGACGTTGTCCGAGGCCTACAAGGTGGCCGCGCTGGACGCCAGCAACAAGATCCGCAACATCACCCGGATCGACGGCTGATCAGTACACCCAGACCCTGGTCCTGATCGGGATCTTGTCGTTCTTCCAGAGCCAGTTCATGGCCGAGATCGACAGCCGCGCGCAGCCGTGCGACGCGGGATACGGCGGCACGCTGTTCGCACCGTGGACAGCGATGCCGCCGTTGAAGTATTTCGGGCGCCAGAGCAGGCCGAGCGGCGCGTGCCGCCAGCCGTCGATCTGGCGGGACACCTTGAACTTCCCGCTCGGGGTGTCGGCCAGGAAGGTGTTGCCCTCCTGCTCGTAGTTCTCCATCGAGCCGGTCGAGGTGTTGAAGACCTCGCTGACCTTGCCGTCCTTGACCAGCATCAGCAGTTGCCGCTTGAGGCTGATCTCGATGACGTACCCGTCGGTGCTCTTCGCCTTGGGGCGTACGCCCTGGTCGAGGGCCTTTTTGGTCTTGGGGCCGACCGTGCCGTCGCGGCCGAGGCCGGCTGCCTTCTGGAGGGCGTAGACCGCCTGCTGGGTCTGGCCGCCGAACTTGCCGTCAGCCTTGCCGTTCCAGTAACCGAGCTCGTTGAGCCGCTCCTGCAGGGCGACGACCTCAGCGCCTTTTGCGCCGGTCTTGAGCTTCAGCGGCTTCGGCTTCGGCTTGGGTTTCGGCGCGGCCGGGGTGGTCGGCTGCACGGAAGGTGAGGCCGGTGCCGAGGAGGGCGCGGGCGGGGGCGCCGCGGCCTGATCGGAACCGCCGCTGTCGCAGCCGACGGCCAAGGTGGCGGTGACAGCGATCGCCGCTGCGAACGACAGAGCTTTCCGCACCAGGCCTCCCTCGACTACTTCATGGTCACACGCGAGAACTTCTCGAGAGGCCAATCTACCGGCAAGTGTCATCAGTTTAAGAACGATTGTTCTTGACTGAACGTTCTCAAACGACCTAGGGTGGGGTCATGGGCCGGCCACGGGGATTCGACGAGGAGCAGGTCGTCCAGGCGGCCGTGGTGCTCTTCGGACGGCAGAGCTTCGACGGCACCTCGGTCGACGACCTGGTCAGCCATCTGGGTGTGCACCGCGGCAGCCTCTACAAGACCTTCGGCAGCAAGCGCGGTCTCTACCTGGCCGCGTTGCGGCAGCACGTCGCCCGTGACGTTGTCGCGGCGGCCGAGGTGTTCGCGGCGGCGGACGATCCCGTGACGGCGGTTCACCGGATCGTGGCGTCCGGGCCGGATCTCGGACTGCTGTTCCTGGCCCTGGTCGAGCGCGCACCGGTCGACGCCGAGGTCGCCGCCGAGACGAGTCGTGCGCTGGCACTGCTCGACGACGCCCGGCCCGGCCTCGACGAGGCGCTCGGCCTGCTGCTGCGCGCGAGGGCAACGCGAACGACCAATGAGGGGGAGTGACGTCATGGCGCACGTACGCATCGAGGGCGACGACCTGATCGTCGACATCGAGGGCCTCAACAAGATGTGGGCGCTCAAGAGCCGGATCACCGTGCCGCTGACACACGTCCGCGGCGCGACCTTCGACCCCGGCATCGTCCGCGAGCCCAAGGGTCTGCGCGCGCCGGGCACCCACGTGCCGGGCGTGATCGTGGCGGGGACGTTCCACGCGGACGGCGAGCGGGTCTTCTGGGACGTCCGGGACGCGGACAAAGCCGTGGTCATCCAGCTCGACGACGCCGAATACGCCCGGCTGGTCATCGAGGTCGACGACCCCCGCGCGGCCGTCGACCTGATCGAGCAGGCCCTGGTCCGATGAGCCGGAGGCCGTCCCGCCGAGGGGGTGGGACGGCCTTCGCGATCTCTACTGCGCGGTGAGCCGGAAGCTCTGCGCCGCGGTGCCGTTGCAGGCGTACTGCACGAGCTGCACGCCGTCGGCGGTCGAGGCTGCGGGGACGTCCAGGCACTTGCCGCTGTTGCGGTTGACGAAGTGGTACGAGCCGTCGGCCTCCGCGACCGGCTGCCACTGCTGGTTGGTGCCACCCGAATACGCCCACGTCTGGATCGGCGCGTTGTCGGCTGTCGACACGTTCGTCACGTCCAGGGCCTGTGCGCTGTTGCCGCGGTTGTTGATCCGTACGTAGCCGTCGCTGGTCGGCGCGAGCTGGTACTGCTGCGCAGTGCTGCCGTTGCAGGCGTACTGCTGGATGGCGGTGCCACTGGTGGTGCCGGCGGCGCGGGCGTCGACACATTTGCCGCTGTTCTTGCTGCTCAGGGCGTACCAGGAAGGGGTGTTGGGTGGGGTGCTGGTCGCGCCGCCGAGCCAGAGCAGGCCGTTGATCAGCCACTGGTTCTGCTGGGCGCTGGCGAAGGTCGACGAGGTGCGGGTGTTGGTCTCGTAGTTCATCGCGTTGTGGCCGAAGTTCGTGTAGAGCATCTTGTAGTTCTTGTTCGTCCAGATCAGCGGGTAGAAACCGCTGCGCCACTGCTGGTTCGGGTCGCTGCCGACCGGGAAGCTGGACGTGTCGACCGAGGCCAGGATGTCGATGTCCGGGTTCTGCCGCAGGTCGCGGCTCCACGAGTACCACTCGCTGACCGCGGAGGGGATCGTCGCCGCCAGGCCCGCGGTGGACGGGTGGTTGCGGTTCTCGATCTTCAGCGTCTCGGCGGTCGGTCCCCACGTGTTGGTGGCGAAGTTCCCCGAGCCCAGGAAGGTGTTGTAGTACCAGCTCCACGAGTTCGCGTCGGTGGTGAACGCGCTGACGTGGAAGCCCATCCAGGCCCCGCCGTTCTGCATGTACTGCTGGAACGCGGCGCGCTGACCCGACGGCGGCGCGTCGTCCAGGAACATGATGACCTTGTACTGCGCGAGGTTGCCGGTGTTGAGGCGGCTCCAGTCGGTGGTTGCTTCCCAGGTGAAGCCGTACTGTGCGCCGGCGCGGGGGAACCAGTCGCGGGCTTCCTTGTCGAAGTCGATGTGGGCGGCGTCCCAGGTGCCGTTGTAGAACGCGAGCACCTTGAACGGGGCTGCAGCGGCGGCGTCCGCGGGGCGTACGGCGATGCCTATGGTGCCGGCGGTGAGGATTCCGAGTGCGGCGACGAGGACGCGTCTGAGCAGATTTCTGGCCACGGAATGTCCTTGGGGGGAAGGGGGCGGTGGGGCGGCGCCGCTGCATCACATCTTCAGTCATCGATGTGTTGACCCACAAGGTTAAGAGCCCTAATAGTTAATTGAAGTTCCGATAGCGATCTTGATCAACTCTGGGTCAGCGGGCCGGGACGCTGCGTGGAGAGCATTTGCCCAGCTGGTCAGGTGACCGGTGGATGCGGGTGTGAAAAAGAATCAAGTACGCTTCGCCTATGTCATGGAAGGCAAGTGCCCGGCACGGCGTACGCGAGGCGCCCGCCGGCCTCGCTCTTCTGCAGGATCTTCTGAACACCCGGGCGTCCATGTCCTACGCCCCGGACCTGCTGGGCACGCCCGATGACGCGCAACGCTGGCTCACCGACGCGCTCGGCACCTGGGCCCGGGTGGCCGGCCTTCCGGCACCCGTCATCCTGCTGTCGTCGACCGACATGCGGTCGCTGCGGCGCCTGCGGACCACCTTCGAAGGGGTCATCCTCGCCGGCGGGCGCAGCCCCGAGCCCGACGGTGCCCTGCCACCCGCGGACGTGCCGGTCAGCCTGGTGCCCGACGCCGACGGCTGGGTGCGGATGGTGCCGAGCGGCCGCGGCATCCGCTGGCTCGCCTCCGCGCTCTGGGCCGAGGCGCTGCTCGCCCAGCAGGCCGGCCTCTGGCCCCGGCTCAAGCTCTGCCACAACATCGACTGCCGCGCGGCGTTCTTCGACACCTCCCGCAACAACAGCGGGGTCTGGCACGACGTCAGCACCTGCGGCAACACGGCCAATCTGCGGGCGTTCCGGGAGCGGAAGCGCCTGATGGGCAATTCCGGCAACCAGCTCGGCGGCCCCAGCGTGCAGCGCCCCGATCTGCACTGACCAGCCGGGAACCAGCACGCCTCGATGGGCGACTATGAGGGTATGGCGTGTGAGCGGTGGCGCGAGATGCTGTCTGCACAACTGGACGGCGAGGACGATCCGGCCGATCGGGCCCGGGTCGACGAGCATCTGGCCGGGTGTGCCGGCTGCCGGCAGTGGCTGGAACGCGCGGCCACGGTCAACCGGCTGACGCGTACGGGTCTGGTCGCCGATGTGCCCGACCTCAGCGCGGCCATTCTTGCTGCCCTGCCGGCTGCTCCCGAGCGTAAGCGGCGCCGGCTCGGCGTCGGACCGCTCTACGTCGCGCTGGCCGCGGTCGGCGCGGTGCAGCTGATCCTGGGTCTCGCCCAGGTCGGCGGTGGTGCGAGCAGCCTGCACGTGCACACGGGCCTGGACGCGACCCCCGGACATCTGTGGCACGAGTCGGCGGCCTGGAACGTCGCGGTCGGTGCGGGATTCCTCTTCATCGCCCTGCGGCGCAGCCGGCCCACCGGACTGGTCCCCATGCTGACGGCGTTTGTGGGGATGCTGCTGCTGCTCTCGGTCAACGACCTGTCGGCGGCCCGGGTCGACGCCGAGCGACTGATCAGCCACGGCTTCGTGATCCTGGGTTATCTGCTGGTGGTCGCGCTGTCGCGGGTCACCCGCGAGACTGTCCGCCCGCCCGGCGACCGGTCGACCGGAGGCAAGGCCTGGCACTTCGTCGAGGAGGAAGAGGTCGCCGACCCGGTCCTGCCGAAGCTCCGCCTGGTGCCGCGCGGGCCGCTGACCGCCTCCGCCGCCGACTACGAGGAGCGCCGGGCAGCCTAGCGGGCCGGGGGCCGGACCGAGAGCTCACGCCACTCGTCCGGACCCACCAGGAGGGCGCGGACCATGTCGAGCGCGGCTTCCTCGCTGTCGTACTCGAAGAAGTGGGAGACACCGTCGGAGCCGCCCGCACGCTGCTCCACATACCACTGGTCGCCACTGGTTCGGAGGTACACGTCCTTGCGTGCGACGCGTCCCCATCGGCCGTTCCACCAGTGCTTACGCTGCTCCATCCCGGCACTGTATCGAACATTTGTTCGAACAGTGCCGGGTGGGGTTGATCTTTTGAGAACTCAGCGCTGGCCGGGCTCCTGGTGACGTCCGAGGATGTCGTTGGCGGCACCCGGGGTGACCTGCTGGCGCACGAGAGCGTCGCGGATCTCGGTCAGGAGCTTGACCTCTTCGCTGGGAGCCTCCGGCGGGGGCTCCTCGCCCCGCTTGCGGCGCTCGGCGAGCCGGTTGAGCGGGTAGACCACGAGGAAGTAGAGGACCGCGGCGGTCAGGATGAAGGTGATGACCGAGTTGATGAAGGCGGCGTAGGTGAACTGGATGCCTTCGGACGGCTCCCAGACGCCGGCTCCGACACCACTGCCGCCCGAGATCCACTTGATCAGCGGCTCGAGGAAGGACTTGGTGAAGCCGCTGACAACCGCGGTGAAGGCGGCACCGATGACGATGCCGACCGCGAGGTCAACGACGTTGCCTCGCATGATGAAGTCTTTGAAGCCTTTGAGCATGGACAAGAGTCACTCCTGCGCGTGAGCCGAGGGGGTCGACGACGGGCAGCAGTTTCCCACGACCGGTCAGCGACAAACTACGCCGATCGGATCATGGGGCGAAACGTCCGGCGGGCGCGCCGCTCAGTCGAGTGCGGGCTCCTCGGCCGTGACGGCCTCATCCACGGTCGGGTACGTGTGCAGCACCTCGACGAGTCCGCTGACCTCGAGGATGCGCAGCACCCCGCGCTGGGGGGCGGCGAGACGCACGACGCCGCCGGCATCGTCCGTGCTGTTCTTCGCGCGCACGAAGACCGACAGGCCGGTGGAGTCGCAGAACGACACGTCGGCGAGGTCGAAGACCAGCCGCGTGCGCCCCTTCTCCAGCAGGTCGCTGATCTGGTCCTGGAGCTGCGGCGCGGTGGCCATGTCGAGCTCACCGGCGACCGACACGACGACGACGTCGCCGCGCTGTTCCGTTTGTACCGTCAAGGACATTCAGGACCTCCAGTTATGTCCCGAACGGTACTCCACGCCGGGGGTGGTGTGCAGAACGGGGAGTGCGGATGCTGCCGAGATTTTAGTTGGCCTACGGCAAGTAACGATCGCCCGGTGGTAAAGTCCGGCCGACCCTCGGCGACGGCTGTCCGCGCGCACGCGAAGCCGCCCAGGGTGGAGTCACTATCAGGGAGGCGGCGGTGGCGCTGAGTACCGAAGAGGTGGGGCGCTTCGCGGGCCTGCTCGAGAGCAATGCTGAGGCTGTCATCACGGCCTGGACCGACGCGGTGAGCACGTTGCTGCGCGGCCGTCTCAGCCATGCCGAGCTGCGTCGACAGATCGCGGACCTGCACAAGGGCTTCCACGCGGCGCTCGCCGGCGGTGCCACCGACCTCGAGGGCGACTCCGCCGCCGAGCTGCGTGCCCAGCTGAGCGAGTTGTCGACGATCCGGGCCCGGCAGGGCTTCACCGCCACCGAGACGGCCGTGAGCGTTTTTGCTCTCAAGGACGCGGTGCTGCCGTTCTTCGAGCAGGGCGCGAGCGCCGACGCCACTACTCTGCGTGATTACGTCGCCTTTTCGGCCTTCATCGACCGCGCCGGCCTTTTCACCTTCGACAGCTACGTGCGCGCCCGCGAGGACCTCATCTCCGACCAGGCCGAGCAGCTTCTCGAGCTCTCCACGCCGGTGGTGAAGCTCTGGGAGGGCGTTGTCGCGGTGCCGCTGGTGGGCACGCTCGACTCGGCCCGCGCCCAGGTGGTCATGGAGCGGCTGCTGCAGACGCTGGTCGACACCGGCTCGCCGTACGCCATCATCGACATCACCGGGGTGCCGGCCGTCGACACCCAGGTCGCGCAGCACATCCTGAAGACCGTGGTGGCAGCCCGCCTGATGGGCGCCGACTGCATCATCTCGGGCATCCGGCCGCAGATCGCCCAGACGATCGTGGCCCTCGGCATCGAGTTCGGCGACATCGCCACCAAGGCGAGCCTCGCCGACGCGTTGCGGCACGTCCTGCGCAAGACCGACGCCAAGGCGCTCGGTCGTGCCGGTCGCCGGGAGGGCTGAACCGGTGGAACGCGTACCGGTCCTGAAGATCGGTGACATCCTCCTGGTGTCGATCCAGATCGACATGGAGGACCAGGTCGCGCTGCAGCTCCAGGAGGATCTGGCCGACCGGATCGTCGCCACGGGTTGCCACGGTGTGATCATCGACATCAGCGCGCTGGACATCGTCGACTCGTTCGTCGGGCGGACCCTGGCCACCATCGCCTCCGTCTCCCGCGTTCTCGACGCGGAGACCGTCGTGGTCGGCATGCGGCCCGCGGTCGCCATCACGCTCGTCGAGCTCGGGCTGTCCCTTCCGGGGATCCAGACCGCGCTCAACGTCGAGCTGGGCATCGAGATGCTCGCCCGGGACCGTGACTTCGAGCTGCCCCTCGACGAGGACGACGCCGGCGAGGCCGTCGTAAGCACACCGTGACCGCCGGGGACGACATCGCCGCGATGGAGCGCATCGTGGTCCGTACCGATCAGGATGTCGTCCGGGTTCGCCAGCTCGTCCGCACGCTGGCCGTGGCGGTCAAGCTCTCGCTCGTCGACCAGACCAAGCTCGTCACGGCGGCCAGTGAGCTCGCCCGCAACACCCTCGTCTACGGCGGTGGCGGGACGGTCGACGTGGGCCGGGTCGACAACGGCCGGCGTCTCGGCATCAAAATCGTTTTTGCCGACGAGGGACCGGGCATTGCCGATCTGAGCCTGGCGCTGACCGACGGCTACACGACCGGCGGCGGCCTGGGTCTGGGCCTCAGCGGGGCACGCCGCCTGGTCGACGAGTTCGACATCGACACCCGCGTGGGTCAAGGTACGACGATTAGTGTGATCAAGTGGTGCCGATGAGCGGAGGCGCGGTGGCGTCACTACCCGAGGGGCTCCTCGACGCGGGGGTCTGGTTCCGGGTGGAAGCCGCCG
Protein-coding regions in this window:
- a CDS encoding fasciclin domain-containing protein, which codes for MNIARLATRIAAGATATVLASVALGAPAQAHGKTKPLGTKSLAAVLTADKSGFDRNSRDFDVLTAAVLAVLDAKPNSPVKVLTDGTVALTAFVPNDGAFRQLAKEVTKKRSLPTEQQAFTTVAGLGIDTVEAVLLYHVVPGATVDKKAALKADGAKLTTAAGSKITVDVSRCWYRSPRVTLIDADRNDRNAQVVVFDINKGNKQIAHAVDRVLRPVDLP
- a CDS encoding alpha/beta fold hydrolase, encoding MQRVKIDHLSCLVTGSGPPLVLLHGLAGSAAEMMAVSLPGRRLIAPDQRGHGHSVRRPDDLSREAYVEDVARVITALADGGPVALAGQSMGAHTAMLTAARHPGLVDRLVMLEGGVGGSVDDYPARLGQWFASWPVPFPTREAAVDFLGPGSLATAWAAELEEHPDGFRPRFDADIMEAAIRPVAETARWTEWQQVQAPTLIVRAAESRNPDEEIARMAELRPGTRVVTIPDSGHDAHLDQPESWAKLLRDFL
- the sthA gene encoding Si-specific NAD(P)(+) transhydrogenase, coding for MYDYDLLVLGSGPSGQKAAIAASKLGKRVGIIDRRDMIGGVCINTGTVPSKTLREAVLYLTGLSQRDLYGSSYRVKDEITVSDLAARTQHVITRQTDVIRNQLARNHIEMLTGTGRFADAHSIWIDGGTGRDTKVTSDKIIIAAGTRPARPDSVDFDDRTIVDSDGVINLQAVPRSMVVVGAGVIGMEYASMFAALGTKVTVVERRDKMLEFCDEEIVESLKYHLRDLSVTFRFGEEVASVERHSTAALCILKSGKKIVADTVMYSAGRQGQTDDLALEAAGLSADKRGRIAVDTNYRTAVDNIYAVGDVIGFPALASTSMEQGRLAAQHACGEPIREIHELQPIGIYTIPEISFVGKTEDELTDAATPFEVGIARYRELARGQIVGDSYGMLKLLVSPEDGRLLGVHVFGTAATDIVHIGQAVMGCGGTVDYLVDAVFNYPTLSEAYKVAALDASNKIRNITRIDG
- a CDS encoding L,D-transpeptidase family protein, which translates into the protein MRKALSFAAAIAVTATLAVGCDSGGSDQAAAPPPAPSSAPASPSVQPTTPAAPKPKPKPKPLKLKTGAKGAEVVALQERLNELGYWNGKADGKFGGQTQQAVYALQKAAGLGRDGTVGPKTKKALDQGVRPKAKSTDGYVIEISLKRQLLMLVKDGKVSEVFNTSTGSMENYEQEGNTFLADTPSGKFKVSRQIDGWRHAPLGLLWRPKYFNGGIAVHGANSVPPYPASHGCARLSISAMNWLWKNDKIPIRTRVWVY
- a CDS encoding TetR/AcrR family transcriptional regulator, with translation MGRPRGFDEEQVVQAAVVLFGRQSFDGTSVDDLVSHLGVHRGSLYKTFGSKRGLYLAALRQHVARDVVAAAEVFAAADDPVTAVHRIVASGPDLGLLFLALVERAPVDAEVAAETSRALALLDDARPGLDEALGLLLRARATRTTNEGE
- a CDS encoding RICIN domain-containing protein is translated as MARNLLRRVLVAALGILTAGTIGIAVRPADAAAAAPFKVLAFYNGTWDAAHIDFDKEARDWFPRAGAQYGFTWEATTDWSRLNTGNLAQYKVIMFLDDAPPSGQRAAFQQYMQNGGAWMGFHVSAFTTDANSWSWYYNTFLGSGNFATNTWGPTAETLKIENRNHPSTAGLAATIPSAVSEWYSWSRDLRQNPDIDILASVDTSSFPVGSDPNQQWRSGFYPLIWTNKNYKMLYTNFGHNAMNYETNTRTSSTFASAQQNQWLINGLLWLGGATSTPPNTPSWYALSSKNSGKCVDARAAGTTSGTAIQQYACNGSTAQQYQLAPTSDGYVRINNRGNSAQALDVTNVSTADNAPIQTWAYSGGTNQQWQPVAEADGSYHFVNRNSGKCLDVPAASTADGVQLVQYACNGTAAQSFRLTAQ
- a CDS encoding CGNR zinc finger domain-containing protein, translating into MSWKASARHGVREAPAGLALLQDLLNTRASMSYAPDLLGTPDDAQRWLTDALGTWARVAGLPAPVILLSSTDMRSLRRLRTTFEGVILAGGRSPEPDGALPPADVPVSLVPDADGWVRMVPSGRGIRWLASALWAEALLAQQAGLWPRLKLCHNIDCRAAFFDTSRNNSGVWHDVSTCGNTANLRAFRERKRLMGNSGNQLGGPSVQRPDLH
- a CDS encoding zf-HC2 domain-containing protein, whose translation is MLSAQLDGEDDPADRARVDEHLAGCAGCRQWLERAATVNRLTRTGLVADVPDLSAAILAALPAAPERKRRRLGVGPLYVALAAVGAVQLILGLAQVGGGASSLHVHTGLDATPGHLWHESAAWNVAVGAGFLFIALRRSRPTGLVPMLTAFVGMLLLLSVNDLSAARVDAERLISHGFVILGYLLVVALSRVTRETVRPPGDRSTGGKAWHFVEEEEVADPVLPKLRLVPRGPLTASAADYEERRAA
- the mscL gene encoding large conductance mechanosensitive channel protein MscL; its protein translation is MLKGFKDFIMRGNVVDLAVGIVIGAAFTAVVSGFTKSFLEPLIKWISGGSGVGAGVWEPSEGIQFTYAAFINSVITFILTAAVLYFLVVYPLNRLAERRKRGEEPPPEAPSEEVKLLTEIRDALVRQQVTPGAANDILGRHQEPGQR
- a CDS encoding anti-sigma factor antagonist; the protein is MSLTVQTEQRGDVVVVSVAGELDMATAPQLQDQISDLLEKGRTRLVFDLADVSFCDSTGLSVFVRAKNSTDDAGGVVRLAAPQRGVLRILEVSGLVEVLHTYPTVDEAVTAEEPALD
- a CDS encoding STAS domain-containing protein, whose translation is MALSTEEVGRFAGLLESNAEAVITAWTDAVSTLLRGRLSHAELRRQIADLHKGFHAALAGGATDLEGDSAAELRAQLSELSTIRARQGFTATETAVSVFALKDAVLPFFEQGASADATTLRDYVAFSAFIDRAGLFTFDSYVRAREDLISDQAEQLLELSTPVVKLWEGVVAVPLVGTLDSARAQVVMERLLQTLVDTGSPYAIIDITGVPAVDTQVAQHILKTVVAARLMGADCIISGIRPQIAQTIVALGIEFGDIATKASLADALRHVLRKTDAKALGRAGRREG
- a CDS encoding STAS domain-containing protein translates to MERVPVLKIGDILLVSIQIDMEDQVALQLQEDLADRIVATGCHGVIIDISALDIVDSFVGRTLATIASVSRVLDAETVVVGMRPAVAITLVELGLSLPGIQTALNVELGIEMLARDRDFELPLDEDDAGEAVVSTP
- a CDS encoding ATP-binding protein, whose translation is MERIVVRTDQDVVRVRQLVRTLAVAVKLSLVDQTKLVTAASELARNTLVYGGGGTVDVGRVDNGRRLGIKIVFADEGPGIADLSLALTDGYTTGGGLGLGLSGARRLVDEFDIDTRVGQGTTISVIKWCR